The following DNA comes from Babesia microti strain RI mitochondrion, isoform 3 complete genome.
GTAAGCATGAGCTTCTTCATGCAGGTGTATCCTGTCATCTACTCAGCTTTATAACACTTCATTCTTTGTGTTATAACATGCTTTCTATACAGCGCACTGTTGTTTGCTGTTATCGTTGTAACTAGACTAAGCAAATAACAATACACTGCTATTTCGGTATTCTTATCTATTTTAGATATCTTTAATACTTCATAGCTTTAGTGCGTACTATCTAGTTATCCAAAACACTTATCAGTGTTGTCTTTTTAACTATACTTACCAACTGTTTTAGCTAGTCTATAACTGTAGCACTAACTATCCCTCAGAATATGTGTAGAGAGTCATCTTTGTCTGAGTACCACATATCCCAGTGAATACCATATAAAGCTGCTTTGGTATGTACACAATCTGCGTTAGACATATCTGTTAGTCTTAACTGCTAGCAAATAGTCAATCAAGCTAGAAGCTTTCACAGACTCTTGAAGCTTTGTAGACCGTAACAGTATACAAAACGAGGCCTATCGTACCTATTGAAGAAGCATAAACTTCCTCCGTTAATTGGTTCTCAATCCAGCACGATGCTAGTATTGTGATATGTATACTATCAATTACCATACATGTTTCTTTAACCCAAAACAAAACATGGATTAACATGTAGGTATATTGTAGTGCAGTGAGTGTATGTACATCACTTTATAGTAGATAATATGCTTGTGGTGTACTATAGGACCATAAGATATTATGTACGTATGAGCGAATGCAGTGGCTATCGCATGATACAGTAGTATAGTCTTACCACAGAACTTGGTAAAGGATAGCGGTTAACCTTTCCTTTTCCTTACGTACTCAGGTGTTTCACATGTTAGTACTGTAGAAACAAGACATGTAGATGCAGACTTCCTGGCTAAGCCATCCTATAGGGATCGTAGTCGTGTACTGCTACAAGTTACACTTGTTTGTCCTATTAGTAGGTACAGTAGAAGTACATAGATACCTACTTGGGTAGTAAAGAGGTTAAGATGATACATACCTAGGTAACCTATAGTTACTAATAGAGGTATTAATAACACTCTTCTATGTGAATATGTTCTATGAACATTGTAGAGTGATAACACTGTAGCATTGTTCCTCTGCTCCACTGTCTGTACTAGTGTCTGAATAAACACTAGCATTGTTACTAAACCTGATAGTTTAGTTGGTAGTAGTTTGAGAGTACCATAAAAAGGTAAGAGATACCATTCAGGTACTATATGTAATGGTGTCATCAGTGGATCAGCTAATAAGCTATTATCACTATCACCTGTGAATAGTGGAATAATTGCATATGCTAACTGACTCACTATTAACATTGATGTTATAGCCATCATATAGATATCAGAAGCTAACACTGTTGGTGAGAATCTGATAGATGAATAGCTATCTACTACGCTCAAAGGATTACTACTTGAGTTTAGATGTAGGTAATATATATGTATAACTATCATAAGTAACATTACAAATGGTAGTATAAAATGTAATATATAGAACCTACCTAAGGTACTACTATTTACAGAGTAATTACCTAGTAGTAACTCAGTTAGTCCTTTGTTCCAGTAGAACAAGTTAATGATTACCGTAGCTCCCCAGTAGCTCATTTGGCCATATGGTAATACATATCCCATGAAGCCAATAGCGTAGGATAACATTAGTATAACTATACCTGTATACCACGATAAAGGGAGATATGTGCATGAATACCATAGTCCCTTAATTAGATGAGCGTACATAAACATGAAGAACAGACATACTCCATTACTATGCAGATATCTGTATAAATATCCATTATGGATATC
Coding sequences within:
- the cob gene encoding apocytochrome b (cob, synonyme: cytb, precise initiation codon uncertain: chosen according to table 4 and alignments with other piroplasm proteins), whose protein sequence is MTVRFAVNLLLSQLISYSVPINLNSNWNIGFILGIVLVMQILTGVILSFNYVAVAPDAYYSIAYILEDIHNGYLYRYLHSNGVCLFFMFMYAHLIKGLWYSCTYLPLSWYTGIVILMLSYAIGFMGYVLPYGQMSYWGATVIINLFYWNKGLTELLLGNYSVNSSTLGRFYILHFILPFVMLLMIVIHIYYLHLNSSSNPLSVVDSYSSIRFSPTVLASDIYMMAITSMLIVSQLAYAIIPLFTGDSDNSLLADPLMTPLHIVPEWYLLPFYGTLKLLPTKLSGLVTMLVFIQTLVQTVEQRNNATVLSLYNVHRTYSHRRVLLIPLLVTIGYLGMYHLNLFTTQVGIYVLLLYLLIGQTSVTCSSTRLRSL